From Elusimicrobiota bacterium, the proteins below share one genomic window:
- the secF gene encoding protein translocase subunit SecF, which produces MIELLPKTHIDFVKKRFIFFTISGIVTLAGIISLSVKGLDLGLDFTGGTLVQVKFEKPVDISAIRTALKGAGIEAGIQTYSETNSFALKVKGTQENVNETADKMTAALKTIQGDSFTEEKRDYVGPVVGRDLSKKALFAIILSMFGIIVYVAFRFSNPVWGTAGVIGIMHDVFVAITAMSLANREVDLVIVAAFLTIAGYSINDTIVIFDRMRENMKKFPKMPMGQLINMSINECLSRTIITTLTVFITVLVLFLFGGSGINNFAFCMLIGTITGVYSTIFICSPIVYQWEHRAK; this is translated from the coding sequence ATGATAGAACTGCTTCCAAAGACACATATTGATTTCGTAAAAAAACGCTTCATTTTCTTTACTATTTCCGGAATAGTAACGCTTGCCGGCATTATCTCGCTGTCCGTAAAGGGCCTTGACCTCGGCCTTGATTTTACCGGCGGTACTCTGGTGCAGGTGAAGTTCGAGAAGCCTGTGGACATATCCGCGATACGGACCGCGCTTAAGGGCGCAGGCATTGAAGCCGGCATACAGACCTACTCCGAAACCAATTCCTTCGCTTTGAAGGTCAAAGGCACCCAGGAAAATGTAAATGAAACCGCCGACAAGATGACCGCGGCGCTTAAAACGATACAGGGCGATTCCTTCACCGAGGAAAAACGGGATTATGTGGGGCCTGTGGTGGGACGCGACTTAAGCAAGAAAGCGCTTTTTGCCATTATCCTGTCTATGTTCGGGATAATCGTCTATGTAGCGTTCCGCTTCTCGAACCCCGTATGGGGCACGGCGGGCGTTATAGGCATTATGCACGATGTGTTTGTGGCGATAACAGCCATGTCGCTTGCCAACCGCGAGGTTGACCTGGTGATAGTGGCGGCTTTCCTCACGATAGCCGGTTACTCCATAAACGACACCATCGTCATTTTTGACCGCATGAGGGAAAATATGAAAAAGTTCCCCAAAATGCCCATGGGCCAATTGATAAACATGAGCATTAATGAGTGCCTTTCAAGGACCATCATAACCACCCTTACGGTTTTTATAACCGTGCTGGTGCTTTTCCTCTTCGGCGGCAGCGGGATAAACAATTTCGCTTTTTGCATGCTGATAGGCACCATTACCGGCGTCTACTCGACCATATTCATCTGCTCGCCCATAGTTTACCAATGGGAGCACAGGGCGAAGTGA